Proteins from one Lonchura striata isolate bLonStr1 chromosome 28, bLonStr1.mat, whole genome shotgun sequence genomic window:
- the ZBTB7A gene encoding zinc finger and BTB domain-containing protein 7A isoform X1 gives MPPSSDSRPSPPPSPQPSAWKMAGGVDGPIGIPFPDHSSDILSSLNEQRNNGLLCDVVILVEGQEFPTHRSVLAACSQYFKKLFTSGLVVDQQNVYEIDFVSADALSALLEFAYTATLTVSTSNVNDILNAATLLEIPAVRDVCTDLLERKILAKNDQMDTVDQIDQRNHLRAKEYLEFFQSNPVNGHQGSFPWTNTELRDLQRLNFRGQEEEEESNCNGLDFYSQATPTERPKASDCDPDSNPAMWLDREDEEPVSGGMFSPSQNGHYSSRGLATPGEEEGGTPRGPLDPQEAGDSPSFIPTGTETEDDAREVDDLAASALLQQMINSVGRQQLGDDDRKDEDGVMDYYLKYFGSSSEGDMYPSWSQKVEKKIRAKAFQKCPICEKVIQGAGKLPRHIRTHTGEKPYECNICNVRFTRQDKLKVHMRKHTGEKPYLCQQCGAAFAHNYDLKNHMRVHTGLRPYQCDSCCKTFVRSDHLHRHLKKDGCNGIPSRRGRKPRVREAGGAAAAEDGGFPESHECEDAAPGAEPEQQQQQHFEENSNNEAPGLNVAGGSDEGNAQGLS, from the exons ATGCCTCCAAGCTCTGACTCACGGCCTTCcccccctccttccccacagCCTTCAGCGTGGAAGATGGCGGGTGGCGTGGACGGCCCCATAGGGATCCCGTTCCCGGATCACAGCAGCGACATCCTCAGCAGCCTGAATGAGCAGAGGAACAACGGGCTGCTGTGCGACGTGGTCATCCTGGTGGAAGGCCAGGAGTTCCCCACCCACCGCTCCGTCCTGGCAGCGTGCAGCCAGTACTTCAAGAAGCTCTTCACCTCAGGGTTAGTGGTGGACCAGCAGAACGTGTATGAGATAGACTTTGTGAGTGCGGACGCCCTGTCGGCGCTGCTGGAGTTCGCCTACACCGCGACCCTCACCGTCAGCACTTCCAACGTCAACGACATCCTCAACGCCGCCACGCTGCTGGAGATCCCGGCCGTCAGGGATGTCTGCACGGATCTCCTGGAGAGGAAGATTCTGGCCAAAAATGACCAGATGGATACAGTAGATCAAATTGATCAGAGGAACCATCTCAGAGCAAAAGAGTACCTGGAGTTCTTCCAGAGCAACCCCGTGAACGGCCACCAAGGCAGCTTTCCGTGGACCAACACAGAGTTGAGAGACCTTCAGAGACTGAACTTCCGAGgccaagaggaggaggaggagtcgAACTGCAATGGCCTGGACTTCTACTCGCAAGCCACCCCAACCGAAAGACCAAAGGCAAGTGACTGTGACCCCGACAGCAACCCGGCCATGTGGCTGGACCGCGAGGACGAGGAGCCGGTCAGCGGCGGGATGTTCTCCCCTTCCCAGAACGGACATTACAGCAGCCGTGGCTTGGCCACCCCGGGAGAAGAGGAGGGGGGCACCCCCAGGGGACCCCTGGACCCGCAGGAAGCCGGGGACTCGCCCAGCTTCATCCCCACGGGCACGGAGACGGAGGACGATGCCAGGGAGGTGGATGACCTGGCCGCCAGcgccctgctccagcagatgATCAACTCGGTGGGGCGGCAGCAGCTCGGCGACGACGACCGCAAGGACGAGGACGGGGTCATGGATTATTACTTGAAATATTTCGGCAGTTCCAGCGAGGGCGACATGTACCCGTCCTGGTCCCAGAAGGTGGAGAAGAAGATCAGGGCGAAAGCATTCCAGAAGTGCCCCATCTGCGAGAAGGTGATCCAGGGCGCCGGGAAGCTGCCGCGCCACATCCGCACCCACACCggggagaagccctacgagTGCAACATCTGCAACGTCCGATTCACCAG GCAGGACAAGCTGAAGGTGCACATGCGGAAGCACACGGGGGAGAAGCCCTACCTGTGCCAGCAGTGCGGGGCCGCCTTCGCCCACAACTACGACTTGAAGAACCACATGCGGGTGCACACGGGGCTGCGGCCGTACCAGTGCGACAGCTGCTGCAAGACTTTCGTCCGCTCCGACCACCTGCACAGGCACCTTAAAAAAGATGGATGCAACGGGATCCCGTCGCGGAGGGGCCGcaagcccagggtcagggaggCCGGAGGCGCCGCGGCCGCCGAGGACGGCGGCTTCCCGGAGAGCCACGAGTGCGAGGACGCCGCGCCGGGCGCCGAGccggagcagcagcagcagcagcactttgaGGAGAATTCCAATAACGAAGCGCCGGGATTGAATGTAGCAGGAGGGTCGGATGAGGGTAACGCGCAAGGATTGTcctaa
- the ZBTB7A gene encoding zinc finger and BTB domain-containing protein 7A isoform X2: MAGGVDGPIGIPFPDHSSDILSSLNEQRNNGLLCDVVILVEGQEFPTHRSVLAACSQYFKKLFTSGLVVDQQNVYEIDFVSADALSALLEFAYTATLTVSTSNVNDILNAATLLEIPAVRDVCTDLLERKILAKNDQMDTVDQIDQRNHLRAKEYLEFFQSNPVNGHQGSFPWTNTELRDLQRLNFRGQEEEEESNCNGLDFYSQATPTERPKASDCDPDSNPAMWLDREDEEPVSGGMFSPSQNGHYSSRGLATPGEEEGGTPRGPLDPQEAGDSPSFIPTGTETEDDAREVDDLAASALLQQMINSVGRQQLGDDDRKDEDGVMDYYLKYFGSSSEGDMYPSWSQKVEKKIRAKAFQKCPICEKVIQGAGKLPRHIRTHTGEKPYECNICNVRFTRQDKLKVHMRKHTGEKPYLCQQCGAAFAHNYDLKNHMRVHTGLRPYQCDSCCKTFVRSDHLHRHLKKDGCNGIPSRRGRKPRVREAGGAAAAEDGGFPESHECEDAAPGAEPEQQQQQHFEENSNNEAPGLNVAGGSDEGNAQGLS, from the exons ATGGCGGGTGGCGTGGACGGCCCCATAGGGATCCCGTTCCCGGATCACAGCAGCGACATCCTCAGCAGCCTGAATGAGCAGAGGAACAACGGGCTGCTGTGCGACGTGGTCATCCTGGTGGAAGGCCAGGAGTTCCCCACCCACCGCTCCGTCCTGGCAGCGTGCAGCCAGTACTTCAAGAAGCTCTTCACCTCAGGGTTAGTGGTGGACCAGCAGAACGTGTATGAGATAGACTTTGTGAGTGCGGACGCCCTGTCGGCGCTGCTGGAGTTCGCCTACACCGCGACCCTCACCGTCAGCACTTCCAACGTCAACGACATCCTCAACGCCGCCACGCTGCTGGAGATCCCGGCCGTCAGGGATGTCTGCACGGATCTCCTGGAGAGGAAGATTCTGGCCAAAAATGACCAGATGGATACAGTAGATCAAATTGATCAGAGGAACCATCTCAGAGCAAAAGAGTACCTGGAGTTCTTCCAGAGCAACCCCGTGAACGGCCACCAAGGCAGCTTTCCGTGGACCAACACAGAGTTGAGAGACCTTCAGAGACTGAACTTCCGAGgccaagaggaggaggaggagtcgAACTGCAATGGCCTGGACTTCTACTCGCAAGCCACCCCAACCGAAAGACCAAAGGCAAGTGACTGTGACCCCGACAGCAACCCGGCCATGTGGCTGGACCGCGAGGACGAGGAGCCGGTCAGCGGCGGGATGTTCTCCCCTTCCCAGAACGGACATTACAGCAGCCGTGGCTTGGCCACCCCGGGAGAAGAGGAGGGGGGCACCCCCAGGGGACCCCTGGACCCGCAGGAAGCCGGGGACTCGCCCAGCTTCATCCCCACGGGCACGGAGACGGAGGACGATGCCAGGGAGGTGGATGACCTGGCCGCCAGcgccctgctccagcagatgATCAACTCGGTGGGGCGGCAGCAGCTCGGCGACGACGACCGCAAGGACGAGGACGGGGTCATGGATTATTACTTGAAATATTTCGGCAGTTCCAGCGAGGGCGACATGTACCCGTCCTGGTCCCAGAAGGTGGAGAAGAAGATCAGGGCGAAAGCATTCCAGAAGTGCCCCATCTGCGAGAAGGTGATCCAGGGCGCCGGGAAGCTGCCGCGCCACATCCGCACCCACACCggggagaagccctacgagTGCAACATCTGCAACGTCCGATTCACCAG GCAGGACAAGCTGAAGGTGCACATGCGGAAGCACACGGGGGAGAAGCCCTACCTGTGCCAGCAGTGCGGGGCCGCCTTCGCCCACAACTACGACTTGAAGAACCACATGCGGGTGCACACGGGGCTGCGGCCGTACCAGTGCGACAGCTGCTGCAAGACTTTCGTCCGCTCCGACCACCTGCACAGGCACCTTAAAAAAGATGGATGCAACGGGATCCCGTCGCGGAGGGGCCGcaagcccagggtcagggaggCCGGAGGCGCCGCGGCCGCCGAGGACGGCGGCTTCCCGGAGAGCCACGAGTGCGAGGACGCCGCGCCGGGCGCCGAGccggagcagcagcagcagcagcactttgaGGAGAATTCCAATAACGAAGCGCCGGGATTGAATGTAGCAGGAGGGTCGGATGAGGGTAACGCGCAAGGATTGTcctaa